The following coding sequences are from one Triticum dicoccoides isolate Atlit2015 ecotype Zavitan chromosome 4A, WEW_v2.0, whole genome shotgun sequence window:
- the LOC119286982 gene encoding uncharacterized protein LOC119286982, producing the protein MAKTQPRGPAAEPLLPPPPYLGPHSPSHLHDADADSYVLLVPVRLRRRLRRGCGCGRVAAALAALALLALAFLLWPSDPGVSVARLRLAHVSVVARPAVALNVSAALKARVRNPNLFALGYSRLDVAIGYRGRPLGTVASGGGLVRARAVSYVDADLRLDGIRVVEDAIYLLEDLARGSIPFDAVVEVEGHLHLFFLSVPVKGRIACVVHVNPHDQTIVHQDCYPK; encoded by the exons ATGGCGAAGACGCAACCCCGCGGCCCGGCGGCGGAGCCGCTGCTCCCCCCGCCGCCGTACCTCGGCCCCCACTCACCATCccacctccacgacgccgacgccgactccTACGTCCTCCTCGTCCCCGTGCGGCTCCGGCGCCGCCTGCGCCGGGGCTGCGGCTGCGGCCGCGTCGCCGCGGCCCTCGCCGCCCTCGCGCTCCTCGCGCTCGCCTTCCTCCTCTGGCCCTCCGACCCCGGCGTCAGCGTCGCCCGCCTCCGCCTCGCGCACGTCTCCGTCGTCGCCCGCCCCGCCGTCGCCCTCAACGTCTCCGCCGCGCTCAAGGCCCGCGTCCGCAACCCCAACCTCTTCGCGCTCGGCTACAGCCGCCTCGACGTCGCCATCGGCTACCGCGGCCGGCCGCTCGGCACCGTCGCCTCCGGCGGCGGCCTCGTCCGCGCGCGCGCCGTCTCCTACGTCGACGCCGACCTCCGCCTCGACGGGATCCGCGTCGTCGAGGACGCCATCTACCTGCTCGAGGACCTCGCGCGCGGGTCCATACCCTTCGACGCCGTCGTCGAGGTCGAGGGCcacctccacctcttcttcctcaGCGTCCCCGTCAAG GGGAGAATAGCATGTGTGGTTCATGTTAATCCACACGATCAGACCATCGTACACCAGGACTGCTATCCAAAG TGA